The Maniola jurtina chromosome 9, ilManJurt1.1, whole genome shotgun sequence genomic sequence TTCGTcacttgtaaaaataaaacagaaaagtGACTGTCCTCTATAGGATGCACACTTCGTTGTAATTAAATTCGTAGCGCACGATTTAAAAACCGACCCATGACATTTGGTACAAGTACCAAAAAACAATCGATAGTATCGGTAGTAGTAAATATCGATATTGGACTACCGACCGATAGTCAACTCTAATCGTGGTTTCAAGTTACACCATACTCTTGGACTTCGCTGTGCCGGCGCCCACTGACAcacgtgcggtgcctttttggagtgtgtgccggtttttgtgttttgctggtgttttttgtagtggaactgactgggaagcgctctgaaCTCTAAAGCGCACCGCACGTGTGTCAGCgggtgccggcacagacgaagtccatacttatatagtttcccacTTGTAAAaacataactacaaacttgacattggttaatctgtgtaaagccagacaagagaaaaAAAACATACTCTTTATCTGTGGTTTTAACATAACATAACCCACAGACATAACCTCACTTTTAACGTAAAGGTTAGTACTTTGTAAAAAATGTACCTTGTGTATTTGAATATAAACATATTTTTCCCCAAATATTAGTGTAGAAATTTTTTGTTGATATTAAATATTCATATATAAACATGAAAGCCACCAAACGAACACATGACTTCAaaggtaaatattttgtttttcgtGTATAGCTAAGTTGTACGGGCTAATAACAAAgattaatagtaataaataatttttatttaatttcagccTTGGAATTAAAAATTAACGAACAGTCCACTTCTccacatataatttattttaaagaacatATTGTCAGGGAACATACAAATGATAAACCTTCTGGAAGAACTCTATTTATAATCAATGTACCTCCATATGCTGATGAGAATGGCCTTAAAAACGCATTTTCCGAAGCCGGGAAAGTCAATTCCGTAATTTTTTCTCTAAAACCCAGTTCAAATACTCAGTCAAATAGATTCATCACAGAAAAATGCAAGCAGTCTTTTAAAGTatgttatttagtttttaaaaaggtTTCTGAACTAAACAAAGCTCTTGAACTAAAAAAGTTACAACCAATGCATTCAAATGGTCATGAAATTAATGTGGGGATGAAGAAATGGATACAGGAATACAACAATTCAGTTGAAACACCCAAAGTTTTAAAAGAGAGAATAGAAGTTTTCATGAAAGAGCATGATAAGAAAGTGGATTTGGAACAAAAACAAGAGAAAGAACTGGAAAAAGAGGATGATGAAGGATGGATAACAGTGACGAAGAGGGGGAAAATGCAAAGTTTTGCTCGTActgaaaaagttgaa encodes the following:
- the LOC123868204 gene encoding ribosomal RNA-processing protein 7 homolog A, translated to MKATKRTHDFKALELKINEQSTSPHIIYFKEHIVREHTNDKPSGRTLFIINVPPYADENGLKNAFSEAGKVNSVIFSLKPSSNTQSNRFITEKCKQSFKVCYLVFKKVSELNKALELKKLQPMHSNGHEINVGMKKWIQEYNNSVETPKVLKERIEVFMKEHDKKVDLEQKQEKELEKEDDEGWITVTKRGKMQSFARTEKVENKILAKEESNKKRKELKNFYTFQIRESKMKHIVALRQKFEQDKQKIVQIKQSRRFKPF